The following is a genomic window from Nostoc sp. HK-01.
TTTTAAAGGACTAGCGCTGGAAATTATCAGCACTTCTGCTACTCCTTGTGGTGCTTGAGTTACAAGGGTGAAATTACTATCATTGGGATCAGGTACTAACAGTGTTTGTCCAGCTTTCACTCGTGTTACATCATCTGTTGCTGTCCATTCATTAGGAAAAATTACAGACATTTCACCAGTGGGGTCAATTACCAATATGCTGACATAGAGGTCACGATTCTCATTGTTGGCAACCTGGAACTGTACTTGCGTCCCTAAAGGTAATTTACTTGCATCGCTGGGCAATTGAGGAAGAGGTTGATGAGCCACAGAACCTTTACTAATGCTGCCACGAACGGCTAAGGTGCTAGCAATAAGTTTCTGCCCTTCCTGGCGACGCATGGAAGCAGTGACATTTAGGCGCGATGAATCTGTATTCAAGGTTAACTTGACAATTCGCGCTGCTAATAAAGATTTAAACTTGGATTGCAATCGACTAATTGCATCGGTAACACTTTCACCTGGAGTCTTAAAAGAATCAGGAATCACTTCCAAACTGGGGGTAAATAAACCCACGCTACCTACAGGAGGAATATTTGCTACTTTTTGTCGCTGAAAATCTTGAATATAAGCATTGGTCATTCGACCCAGTATGTACTGTACTTCTTTTTGTAGTAGAGGTACAGCCTCTATTCGCCTGATTGCTTGTAAAGCTTGCTTCGCTGCTTGGGTGTCCTTCTCCAAAGAAGGGTCAAGTCCAATAGTTAAGCTGACATCGCTGGGAATTCCCCGGATTTCTTCTTGCAACAAAGTTCCCTGCTGGGCATTTCCCAAAAGTTTACCTTGTCCTTTTAACCCAGAACGTGATTCTAATTCCACCTGTCCTCGTTGCTTACCTTTAGGATCTACAACATTTAGCACTGCACCCTTTTCAAAAGCTTTTAAACTTTCTGCATTCACACCACCTAACCAAACTTGTGCGCGATCACCATCTACTCCCAAAATGACCGCTTCAGATGGTGGTGTTTGTTGATCAATTAAGTATGTTGGACGCTTATCATTATTGCTGTTAGGCTTGGTTTCAAATTGTAAATCTTGACGATTACCATTTTCATATGCCAACTGCTTCACACTACGAGCGACATTAACCATAGCAGTACCTAAAGGCTCACTTCTGGTTTGCTGCCAAAGATACTGAGTTAATGCATAAGTAAATGCACCAGTATGAAACTCATCGACAACGAGCTCGGTAGCCAACTGATCTTCCTTAGCCGCAGCAATTGCCACTCCTTCAGCAATACCTGCTCTGCGCAGTTTGATAAATTCTTGCGGTGAAAGATTTAACCGTGATAGCCACTGACGCTGGTACTCAAATTCTTCTGAGGAAGCTTGAAGTTGATATTCAGTTGCAGTTGCACGTATCACTAAATTTCCTCTAGTGCCCGCTCCAGCATAACAGCAATCGAGAACTGCCGTGACATTTTCTGTTTGTAAGGCTGATACCAGTAAGAATAAAGTATGTGCCATGATAGTTTCGTTGAAAACGCCACCTTTGGAAGGGAATTCTGGTGGTAATGCTGCATCAAATGGGACAAAACTAGTATTTAATCCATTAGGACGGTCACTGTCGGGGTCAACTACTTTCGAACCATGGCCAGAAAAGTGAAATACCACCACATCTCCTGGCTTGGCTTGCTTAATCAGGTGTTCCTCAAATCCCATAAGGATACCTTTACGGGTAGCTTTTGCATCAGTCAGTGTGAGAATATCTTGAGGATGAAAGCCAAACTTGTTAATCAACAGCTGTTTTTGTAAATCAACATCGTTGGCACAACCGCGCAAGGATGGGAAATCATTTGTTGAAGAATACTCATTAATTCCTACAAGCAAAGCTAATTTGCGTCGCGTGCTTTGAGCCAATACGCGGGCATAATTATCACCTCGGTGCTGAATATCCAACTGACTTAAACCTAAAGCTGCCAAAAGCGAACCTGTAGACTGTAAAAAATGACGTCGTTTAAATTGGGGCATAATTAACTGTTCCTGATTCTATGTAATCTAAGCCAACTAGGGCAAGCGGCAATACAAAGAAAGCAACTTGCGCTCAGAGGAAATTAGCAGTTAGCTTGCTCAATTACTATATATTTCTCAGCACCATGTAAATTATGCAAAATTTTATGCTAGCCACACATGAGGTAAGGTTCTTAGAATTAGGGGTAAAAGTGGCCAAGCTGTCACAAGCCGCTATGCAAGCCATGAAATCCTTATAACGCAAGGATTTCAGAAAAATTTTTCGGTTTTGAGATGCCGACAGCATTTGACGTACCAAAATACTCTAGGAAGGGCTGTACCAATTAAACCATACGATTTTTTAGAGCCTGAAACCCTTATGGCTACGTAACAAAATGCTGTGCCAAATAACTTAGACTTCAATTGATACAGCCAAAACAAGCTTTTTCTCTGGTTTTTGGTAAAAAGAGCAATTTTATTTTTGTAAGTCTTTCCTAGCATGACTTACAGCCGTTGCGTGGCGGCTCGTGTCAGACTCGCTACTTTTACCCCAATTACTCTGTTTCTTAAGTTCGTAATTCGTCATTACAGATTTAATTACGAATTACCTTACACTCTGATGTCTCAACGAACAACCTTTTGCGTAAGTCCTGCAAAAAGTGCATAAGGTCAGTGAGTCTGGAATTAAGAATCAATGTCAGGCGATACTGCTGTTGATGGTTTAGTTCAAATACTTATGGGTGTGGCATCACGATATTGGCAGCTAGTGAAAATTGATGGAGCAGGACGGCGACAGGTTCAGGAAATTAGTCCAGCTAAGGCGTTTTTTATAGATGTGTTCGCCATTGCAGATGATATAGATTGTTATGTCCCAGATATAAAAGTCCAACTACAACTGCTGCAACTATCGCGGGATGCGTCTGCTGATAGATGGTTATTAGCACAACGTTGTTTACTTTGTTTCATATCATGGCAAATTGAGCAAGTTTGCTTACAATTGGCAGCTAATTTTGGAAGTGTTCATGGTTTCAGTTGTGCTGATTTGCTGCCTTACGTCCTAGATGATGATGGCAGGTTACAACCGAATGGCACTTATCAATCTCTTTCTCAAAAGATTTTGCAAAGTTTTGATCCACAACAAAGCAATCTCACAACCTGGACAACTACCAGAGTCAAACATGATGCTGCACTTAATCAATTTTTGCTGGAGTGCGGAGTTTATATGGTAAGTGACTGGGCAATTCTTAACGATACTCGACCTCAGCAGCTAGAGCGGATTTTTAGAGATTTTTATGCTTTAACACCTCCAGAAATTCAACAAGCGCAACAGCTTTTGGAAAGCTACCATGCTGTTTATCGTACAGCGCGCTTGCAACAGCGATCGCAGCGAATAGGAGGAAAATGTAGCACACCGACAACACAGCAACTACAACAAATCGCCACTCTCCTCCAGATTAAAGCTAGTCTCACTCTCAATAGTGAGACTGTGATGACACAACTGCAAAAACTTGCTACTCAACTAAGAGAATACCGGATTCATGTGCGAGGTGGAGCATTACCAACAAAATCTCTAGATACTATTACTGGTGATGAGTATATTGACACTACCAAAGCATTAGATAATGAAGATGAACAGACAGAGTTTTTACAATTATATCGCCCCCAATTTCTGGCTTGTTTAGAACAAGCATTGGCTATAGTGACTCAATCACGGGTAAATAGATTACAACAGAAAAAGGGTGAAAAAGCCAAAAAGTTTTTGCAAGCACTCAAGTTATTTCACTGTCAAAATTTACGTATGACAGAAATTGCTGACAGCATGGGATTACGCGCCCAAGATGCAGTAACTCGTTTGCTAAAACTAAAAGAATTTCGTGCTGATGTTAGACAACAGCTTTTATTATTGTTATGTGATCGCGTTTTTGATTTAGCAAAAAACTATTCTCACCCAGACAGACTGACAACTTTAGAACAGCAAATTAAACTTGCTCTTGACGAACAAATTACTCAGGTTATAAAAGAAGCAGAAAATCAATCTCAAACAGCAAAAATCAACACAATAGAAAATGGTCTGTTTAGTGAAAGACTCTGCCGTTATCTTGATTCACTTAATGAGGAAATATGACTAATTTATCCCAAAATACTCCACAGATGCGGCTAGATTTTGAATCTTTACCAACAGCCGCCATTACTCTCTCTGCCGCTCAAATTACTCAAGCAGTAGAACTCAGTAGTAAAATCAAAAATTCGTCTCAGCAGTGGCAAATTTATATTCATGCTTTGGCGTTATGCGCTTTTGAAGAATGGTTAGCAGAACGGGCTAATTCTCTGACAATTAACCGGGAAAGATGTACAACTTTCCAGCCAGTGCTTGCGAAGGCGATCGCGGCTGTGGCAAATTTATATGTAGGTAAATTTAAAGTTTGTTTAATTAGCACTGGTAGCCTGACTGACGATCAAATTTATTTACCGCAAGCAGTTGTAGATTTACCAGAATATATTCCTCATTTTTATGTGTGGGTGGAAGTTTTAGAAGAAGAAGATGCAGCACTTATTTCGGGTTTTTTATCCTATCAGCAGTTGAGAGAATACCAGAAAAAAGTTAATTTACAATCAACAGAAGATTGGAATTATCAAATACCTGCGAGTTGGTTTGAGAATAATGCAGACCGCTTATTATTATACTTGCGTTGTCTAGAACCAGAGACAATTGCCTTACCATCTAAAAACGAAAATACACAGATTTTATCGACAATCCAAAATGACTTACTAGCATTGTTACCCCAATTGCAATCTCCTGGAACAGAACTATGGCAAGTATTGACTTGGGAACAGGGAAAGGTAGTGTTGACTCATCCAGAGTTGCTGAATTGGATTGATAATTTACAGCAGCAAACACACACGTCTTTAGTTAGTGACAGCTTAAAAGATTTACTAAAATTGTTGACAGAGCCAGCGCTGAATGTGGGACGTTGGTTGTGGGATGAATTAGATGAATTAGCAGAGGAATTTTCCTGGCGATTATTGCCGAGTTTAACACCGACGGCGGCCATGCGAAGTGCTACAGAAGAGTTTCCAGCTATTATTAACGAACTTCAGCAGCGAGGTTTGGAAATTCCACCTATAGCGCGGGGTGCGTATCAAGATTTTCTCTTAACAGCAATTCCACTGCGGTTGTATGCTGTGACATGGCATTTATTAGCAGAATCAGAACCGAATTTATGGACATTATTGTTAATTCTTGGTACAGCTTCTCACACAGCTTTACCGGCTCATTTAAAACTGCGGGTGAGTGACCAAACTGGGGTTTTAGTAGAACGGGGTATAAATCCACAACAGGGTGATTCTTATTTATTTACACGTGTGGTTGGGAATTGGGATGAGAAGTTTTTGGTGAGCGTAACTTTAACAGATGGTGTTGAGGTAAACTTACCTCCATTTACATTTTCTTTTAGGCGTTAGCTTGAGGTTATCTGGTTACATTTTTTGTAACAAAAATCTCGCATATAGATTTGTTTATGCGCTGAAATAAATTGGTTATTTGGGGTAAAAATTGCTGTCTTCGCAGTGGAGCAAAGCCCATTTCGTAACTTGCTTCTCGTCGAAGGCAAGTATTAGGAATTATGAATTATTGTAACGACTGAAGTTGAGAGCTTGAAATAAGGATACTATGCGTTTTTATGTTTCCATTGGTCAATCAAGGGGCTTGTACCTATTTAATTACGAATTAGGAATTTAGTAATTATCTTGTTATGTTTTCTTAAAAATCATCTTCTGTAGTGTATCAAAACTTATTTGTGACAAGCCTTTGTAGATTAAATTTGGCGCAGCAACAAAATTTTTGCATAACCTCCCCAAGCGTGAGAGATATAGAGGATTAGACAGTAAATTCTCTCACACTGCTTGGAGGAGGGCTTCTCGTGCATTACCGTCTCAAATCTCTCTGTTTTGCCACTTTAGTGCTTTCTCTGTCTTTACCTGTAGACGGTGCGGAATCACAGACAAAAGAAAATGTGCAAACTACCGTGAATGCACAGATGCAAAGGACACAACAACGCAACGGAGGTGGGCCCCAACTCAACAAATTAGGTCTTCAGCAGTTACATACAGGTCAGTTTCGAGAAGCGTTAGAGACCTTTAAGCAAGTTTTAGCTATTGTTAAAAAAATTAGATACCGCGAAGGCGAAGGCAGAACTCTCAATAATATTGGGGAAGTTTATCGCAGACTAGGAGAGTATAGTAAAGCTTTAGAGTCTTATCAACAAGCTTTAGCCATTGCCAAAGAAATCAATGACGCTACAGGTGAAGCTACAACTCTCAACAATATTGGACTACTTTACAACAATTTGGGACAGTAT
Proteins encoded in this region:
- a CDS encoding peptidase C14 caspase catalytic subunit p20 produces the protein MPQFKRRHFLQSTGSLLAALGLSQLDIQHRGDNYARVLAQSTRRKLALLVGINEYSSTNDFPSLRGCANDVDLQKQLLINKFGFHPQDILTLTDAKATRKGILMGFEEHLIKQAKPGDVVVFHFSGHGSKVVDPDSDRPNGLNTSFVPFDAALPPEFPSKGGVFNETIMAHTLFLLVSALQTENVTAVLDCCYAGAGTRGNLVIRATATEYQLQASSEEFEYQRQWLSRLNLSPQEFIKLRRAGIAEGVAIAAAKEDQLATELVVDEFHTGAFTYALTQYLWQQTRSEPLGTAMVNVARSVKQLAYENGNRQDLQFETKPNSNNDKRPTYLIDQQTPPSEAVILGVDGDRAQVWLGGVNAESLKAFEKGAVLNVVDPKGKQRGQVELESRSGLKGQGKLLGNAQQGTLLQEEIRGIPSDVSLTIGLDPSLEKDTQAAKQALQAIRRIEAVPLLQKEVQYILGRMTNAYIQDFQRQKVANIPPVGSVGLFTPSLEVIPDSFKTPGESVTDAISRLQSKFKSLLAARIVKLTLNTDSSRLNVTASMRRQEGQKLIASTLAVRGSISKGSVAHQPLPQLPSDASKLPLGTQVQFQVANNENRDLYVSILVIDPTGEMSVIFPNEWTATDDVTRVKAGQTLLVPDPNDSNFTLVTQAPQGVAEVLIISSASPLKKALQVLRNFALRGGNSKGAISPNEPTEVIGNLLDDLAAGTRGGSGLNEEVKRIDTRQMAAMSITFEVV